The following proteins are co-located in the Telopea speciosissima isolate NSW1024214 ecotype Mountain lineage chromosome 9, Tspe_v1, whole genome shotgun sequence genome:
- the LOC122638669 gene encoding early nodulin-like protein 2, translating to MGFICSSQAYNFYVGGRDGWVVNPSENYNNWAERNRFQINDTLVFKYKKGLDSVLVVNKEDYDSCNTAKPMMKMDDGDSKFTFDRSGPFYFISGNHDNCEKGQKLITLVLSVRHRPILSPPPKVPAPSGSPSPMASPPKGMLPSPMASPPKGMSPSPMASPPKGMSPSPMASPPKGMSPSPMASPPKGMSPSPKASPPKAWSPSPMASPPKGMLPFPMASPPKSMTPSPMASPPKGMSPSPMASPPKAWSPSPMASPPKGMSPSPMASPPKGMSPSPMASPPKGMSPSPMASPPKSMTPSPMASPPKGMSPSPRASPPKAMTPSPRASPPKAMTPSPMASPPKAILTPSPMASPPHVATPPSPSSSSSSTSTAPSPVVTPPPAPAPSKSSAPSGLAVSIKLVTWVSIFVSLLASGSLL from the exons atgggttttatttGTTCTTCACAAGCTTATAATTTTTATGTTGGAGGAAGAGATGGATGGGTTGTGAACCCTTCTGAGAATTACAATAACTGGGCAGAACGAAATAGATTTCAAATTAATGATACTCTTG TGTTTAAGTATAAGAAGGGATTGGATTCTGTGTTGGTTGTGAATAAAGAGGACTATGATAGTTGTAATACAGCGAAGCCTATGATGAAGATGGACGATGGTGATTCGAAGTTCACGTTTGATCGATCTGGTCCTTTTTACTTCATTAGTGGAAATCATGATAACTGTGAGAAAGGTCAGAAGTTGATCACCCTTGTTTTGTCTGTGAGACATCGCCCTATACTTTCTCCTCCACCTAAGGTTCCTGCACCTTCAGGGTCTCCTTCTCCAATGGCTTCACCTCCTAAGGGTATGTTACCTTCTCCTATGGCTTCACCTCCTAAGGGTATGTCACCTTCTCCTATGGCTTCACCTCCTAAGGGTATGTCACCTTCTCCCATGGCTTCACCTCCAAAGGGTATGTCACCTTCTCCCATGGCTTCACCTCCAAAGGGTATGTCACCCTCTCCCAAGGCTTCTCCTCCAAAAGCATGGTCACCCTCTCCCATGGCTTCTCCTCCAAAGGGTATGTTACCTTTTCCCATGGCTTCACCTCCAAAGTCTATGACACCTTCTCCCATGGCTTCACCTCCAAAGGGTATGTCACCCTCTCCCATGGCTTCTCCTCCAAAGGCATGGTCACCCTCTCCCATGGCTTCTCCTCCAAAGGGTATGTCACCCTCTCCCATGGCTTCTCCTCCAAAGGGTATGTCACCTTCTCCCATGGCTTCTCCTCCAAAGGGTATGTCACCTTCTCCCATGGCTTCACCTCCAAAGTCTATGACACCTTCTCCCATGGCCTCTCCTCCAAAGGGTATGTCACCTTCTCCCAGGGCTTCTCCTCCTAAGGCAATGACTCCTTCTCCCAGGGCTTCTCCACCAAAGGCAATGACACCATCTCCCATGGCATCTCCACCAAAAGCAATATTGACACCATCACCCATGGCTTCTCCACCTCATGTTGCAACACCTCCatcgccatcatcatcatcatcatcaacatctacTGCTCCAAGTCCGGTTGTAACTCCTCCACCAGCTCCAGCACCGTCGAAGTCGTCGGCACCGTCGGGATTAGCAGTCTCAATTAAGTTGGTTACatgggtttctatttttgtgaGTTTATTAGCATCTGGTAGCCTTCTGTGA